In one Chryseobacterium camelliae genomic region, the following are encoded:
- a CDS encoding quinol:cytochrome C oxidoreductase translates to MYSFSPKLKSTSIILLVVGLVLFGIGFFMNKGISTDRIKEMMDVVHASGHTAPTHSSEMVGPQDEAAHLEHATMQIHNQPLASLHFVAVFFFGVSCCVLFFYSIQHAAHAGWPIIITRVMEAIASYIPWGGAILIILMILNITHNGHLFHWMDPELTDPESAHFDVILFEKKTFLNIPFYAVRTFIYVLGASFFAWKLKAQSKKVDETKSKVDYQMLYRWAVGYIAFFGFASAAWAWDWLMSIDPHWYSTMYIWYSMVSCLSSGIAVIILLSVYLKKNGFLPQFNDNHLHDLGVFLFATSMLWTYTWFAQFMLYWYANVPEEVNYFFGRFQHYGTTFLPMLIVNFLLPLLVLVSSSIKRNYKVVTTMAVVVICGHILDYFNMVMPGTVGPYWNTPEVFILILGAVLFVVGLFMFTVLSALSKLKLIPTGNPFLHESEIYEYPF, encoded by the coding sequence ATGTATAGTTTTTCACCAAAATTAAAATCAACTTCTATAATACTTCTTGTTGTAGGTTTAGTTCTATTTGGTATTGGTTTCTTTATGAACAAAGGAATCAGTACAGACAGAATCAAAGAAATGATGGATGTAGTACATGCTTCTGGTCATACGGCTCCTACACATTCAAGCGAAATGGTAGGACCTCAGGATGAAGCTGCTCACCTGGAACATGCTACTATGCAAATTCATAATCAGCCTTTGGCATCTCTACATTTTGTAGCTGTATTTTTCTTTGGAGTTAGCTGCTGCGTATTATTCTTCTATTCTATTCAGCACGCTGCACATGCAGGATGGCCAATCATTATTACAAGAGTAATGGAAGCTATTGCTTCTTATATTCCTTGGGGTGGTGCTATTTTAATTATCTTAATGATTTTAAACATCACTCACAATGGTCACTTATTCCATTGGATGGATCCTGAATTGACAGATCCAGAATCTGCTCACTTCGACGTAATCCTATTCGAAAAGAAAACATTCTTAAATATACCTTTCTACGCTGTAAGAACTTTCATCTACGTGCTAGGAGCATCTTTCTTCGCATGGAAACTGAAAGCTCAGTCTAAAAAAGTAGATGAAACTAAATCTAAAGTAGACTATCAAATGCTTTACAGATGGGCTGTTGGATATATAGCATTCTTCGGATTTGCTTCTGCAGCTTGGGCTTGGGACTGGTTGATGTCTATTGACCCTCACTGGTATTCTACAATGTATATCTGGTATTCAATGGTGAGCTGCCTTTCAAGTGGTATTGCTGTAATCATCCTTTTAAGTGTTTACTTAAAGAAAAATGGTTTCTTACCTCAGTTCAATGATAATCACTTACACGATTTAGGAGTTTTCCTTTTCGCTACAAGTATGCTTTGGACGTATACATGGTTCGCTCAGTTCATGTTGTACTGGTATGCTAACGTTCCGGAAGAGGTTAATTACTTCTTTGGAAGATTCCAGCACTACGGAACAACATTCCTACCAATGTTGATTGTCAACTTCTTATTGCCTCTATTGGTATTAGTAAGTAGCAGCATCAAGAGAAACTACAAAGTGGTTACAACAATGGCTGTAGTCGTTATTTGTGGTCACATTTTAGACTACTTCAACATGGTAATGCCGGGAACGGTAGGTCCATACTGGAACACTCCTGAAGTATTCATTTTGATCCTTGGAGCTGTACTATTCGTAGTTGGATTGTTTATGTTTACAGTGCTTTCAGCATTATCGAAACTTAAACTTATTCCTACAGGAAACCCTTTCCTACACGAATCTGAAATTTACGAATATCCTTTCTAA
- the sufC gene encoding Fe-S cluster assembly ATPase SufC: MLNIKNLHAKIEDGAEILKGINLEIKPGEVHAIMGPNGAGKSTLSSVIAGKEDYEVTDGEIIFRGEDIIEDAPEERAHKGIFLSFQYPVEIPGVSVTNFIKAAMNENRKANGLGEMPAKEMLALIREKSEKLGIKKDFLSRSLNEGFSGGEKKRNEIFQMMMLDPKLAILDETDSGLDIDALRIVADGVNAFKNEGNAVLLITHYQRLLNYIQPDFVHVLANGKIIKTGDKSLALELEEKGYDWLLN; the protein is encoded by the coding sequence ATGTTAAATATAAAAAACTTGCACGCCAAAATAGAAGATGGCGCAGAAATTTTAAAAGGTATCAATCTTGAAATAAAACCGGGTGAAGTTCACGCTATCATGGGGCCGAACGGAGCGGGTAAATCTACTCTTTCTTCTGTTATCGCAGGAAAAGAAGATTATGAGGTTACAGACGGAGAAATCATCTTCAGAGGTGAGGATATCATCGAAGATGCTCCTGAAGAAAGAGCTCATAAAGGTATTTTCCTTTCTTTCCAATATCCGGTGGAAATTCCGGGAGTTTCTGTAACGAACTTCATCAAAGCAGCGATGAATGAAAACAGAAAAGCAAACGGATTGGGTGAAATGCCTGCAAAAGAAATGTTGGCGTTAATTCGTGAAAAATCTGAAAAATTAGGAATCAAAAAAGATTTCCTTTCAAGATCATTGAACGAAGGATTTTCGGGAGGTGAAAAGAAAAGAAACGAAATCTTCCAGATGATGATGCTTGACCCGAAGTTGGCTATTCTTGATGAAACCGATTCAGGATTAGATATCGATGCACTAAGAATTGTTGCAGACGGTGTGAATGCATTCAAAAACGAAGGAAATGCGGTTCTTTTGATTACACATTATCAGAGATTGCTTAATTATATCCAACCGGATTTCGTTCATGTTTTGGCAAACGGAAAAATCATCAAAACAGGTGACAAATCTCTTGCTTTAGAACTTGAAGAAAAAGGGTACGACTGGCTTCTTAACTAA
- the sufD gene encoding Fe-S cluster assembly protein SufD, whose product MALYDQIIENHGEFLESLHHRFLDEDRKEALQRFENNGFPTKKDEEYKYTNLKEITEKGYNFFPKESHNITKEQLDQLHLGEENFDWITFVNGKLHKELSKVSIENVEFLSFNYALNDEKHKDVFDKYFNTIAADQSAFTNLNQAYCKYGFFLKVPKNVVIEKPIHVFYISQNQEENTFYNTRNLLIVEEGAKVEIIESHHNFDSTYVLTNSVTEIFTYPNAKADWHKLQNDNDTSYLIDNTFAKQEKDSLTTVNTFSFGGKLVRNNLDFIQNGSNINSFMNGITIIGKDQLVDHHTAVHHNQPNCESYQNYKGIFDGKSHGVFNGKVFVDKIAQKTNAYQQNNNVLLSEGATIDTKPQLEIFADDVKCSHGCTVGQLNEDALFYLRARGISKKEAQALLLYAFANDAMQNIDIEPLKEKISKLLAEKLEVDIEF is encoded by the coding sequence ATGGCTTTATACGATCAGATTATTGAAAATCACGGTGAATTTTTGGAGAGTCTTCATCACAGATTTCTGGATGAGGATAGAAAAGAAGCTCTTCAAAGATTCGAAAACAATGGTTTTCCGACTAAAAAAGACGAAGAATATAAATATACCAACCTAAAGGAGATTACTGAAAAAGGATACAACTTTTTCCCGAAAGAAAGTCACAATATCACCAAAGAGCAATTGGATCAATTGCATTTGGGAGAAGAGAATTTTGACTGGATCACTTTCGTAAACGGTAAACTTCATAAAGAATTATCAAAAGTTTCAATTGAAAATGTTGAGTTTCTTTCATTTAATTACGCATTGAATGATGAGAAGCACAAAGATGTTTTCGACAAATATTTTAATACAATTGCTGCGGATCAATCAGCTTTCACGAATCTAAACCAGGCGTATTGCAAGTACGGATTCTTTTTGAAAGTTCCTAAAAATGTAGTGATTGAAAAACCGATCCACGTTTTCTACATTTCTCAGAATCAGGAAGAAAATACCTTCTACAACACGAGAAATTTATTAATCGTAGAAGAAGGAGCAAAAGTGGAAATCATTGAAAGTCATCATAACTTTGACAGCACGTATGTGTTGACCAACTCTGTGACTGAAATCTTCACTTACCCGAATGCAAAAGCAGATTGGCATAAATTACAAAACGATAACGACACTTCTTATTTGATTGACAATACTTTCGCAAAACAGGAAAAAGACAGTTTAACAACTGTGAATACATTCTCTTTCGGAGGTAAATTGGTAAGAAACAATCTGGATTTCATTCAAAACGGATCGAATATCAATTCATTCATGAACGGAATTACCATCATCGGGAAAGATCAGTTGGTAGATCACCATACGGCGGTTCACCACAATCAGCCGAATTGTGAAAGTTATCAGAACTACAAAGGAATTTTCGACGGAAAATCTCACGGAGTTTTCAACGGGAAAGTTTTTGTAGACAAAATTGCTCAAAAAACAAATGCTTATCAGCAAAATAACAACGTTTTATTAAGCGAAGGAGCTACAATTGATACAAAACCTCAGCTGGAGATTTTTGCAGACGATGTGAAGTGTTCTCACGGTTGTACGGTTGGGCAGCTGAACGAAGATGCATTATTCTATTTGAGAGCAAGAGGGATCTCTAAAAAAGAAGCTCAGGCACTGCTTTTATATGCTTTTGCCAACGACGCGATGCAGAACATCGATATTGAGCCTCTAAAAGAGAAAATTTCAAAACTTTTGGCAGAGAAATTAGAAGTAGATATTGAATTTTAA
- a CDS encoding HesB/IscA family protein, producing the protein MIKVSDQAKEKAIQLMTEDGFKPFEDYIRVGVKSGGCSGLEYVLKFDNEKTDTDQVFEDNDIKIIVDKKSILYLAGTILEYSGGLNGKGFVFNNPNASRTCGCGESFSL; encoded by the coding sequence ATGATAAAAGTTTCAGATCAAGCAAAAGAAAAAGCCATACAGCTGATGACAGAAGATGGTTTTAAACCTTTTGAAGACTATATAAGAGTTGGAGTGAAAAGCGGAGGATGCTCGGGATTAGAATATGTTTTGAAGTTTGATAACGAAAAAACAGACACTGATCAGGTTTTTGAAGACAATGATATTAAAATTATTGTAGATAAAAAATCAATTCTCTATTTGGCAGGTACAATTCTGGAATATTCAGGAGGGTTGAACGGAAAAGGATTTGTTTTTAACAATCCGAACGCATCCAGAACATGCGGGTGTGGAGAAAGTTTTTCTTTATAG
- the sufB gene encoding Fe-S cluster assembly protein SufB — MSKYTEDDLRVDLENKKYEFGWETKIDYEDFPTGLNEDIVRAISAKKEEPEWMTEWRLESFRIWLKMVEPEWANIKYEKPDFQAIKYYAAPKAKPELESLDQVDPELLKTFEKLGINIEEQKRLSGVAVDIVIDSVSVKTTFQETLMEKGIIFCSISEAIKNHPDLVRKYLGKVVPRGDNFYSALNSAVFSDGSFCYIPKGVKCPMELSTYFRINQAGTGQFERTLVIADEGSYVSYLEGCTAPSRDENQLHAAVVELIAMDNAEIKYSTVQNWYPGNEEGKGGVFNFVTKRGLCEKNAKISWTQVETGSAVTWKYPSCILKGDNSVGEFYSIAVTNNHQYADTGTKMIHIGKNTKSTIISKGISAGKSNNSYRGLVKVMPTAKGARNFSQCDSLLMGNECGAHTFPYIEIKDPTAQLEHEATTSKIGEDQIFYCNQRGIDTERAIALIVNGFSKEVLNKLPMEFAIEAQKLLEISLEGSVG, encoded by the coding sequence ATGAGTAAATATACTGAAGACGATCTAAGAGTCGATCTAGAAAATAAAAAATATGAATTCGGCTGGGAAACAAAAATCGATTACGAAGATTTCCCGACGGGTTTAAATGAAGACATCGTCCGTGCAATTTCTGCTAAAAAAGAAGAGCCGGAATGGATGACAGAATGGCGTTTGGAATCTTTCAGAATCTGGTTGAAAATGGTGGAGCCGGAATGGGCAAACATTAAATATGAAAAACCGGATTTTCAGGCGATTAAATATTATGCCGCTCCCAAAGCAAAACCTGAGCTGGAAAGCCTGGATCAGGTAGACCCTGAATTATTGAAGACTTTTGAAAAATTAGGAATCAATATAGAGGAACAAAAAAGACTTTCAGGGGTTGCTGTTGATATCGTAATAGACTCTGTTTCCGTGAAAACAACTTTCCAGGAAACATTGATGGAAAAAGGAATTATTTTCTGCTCTATCTCTGAAGCAATCAAAAATCATCCTGACTTAGTAAGAAAATATCTTGGAAAAGTAGTTCCGAGAGGAGATAATTTCTATTCAGCATTGAATTCCGCAGTATTTTCTGACGGAAGTTTCTGCTATATTCCAAAAGGAGTAAAATGTCCGATGGAATTGTCAACGTATTTCCGTATCAACCAGGCAGGAACAGGTCAGTTTGAAAGAACGCTTGTGATTGCAGATGAAGGAAGTTATGTTTCTTATTTGGAAGGCTGTACAGCGCCATCGAGAGATGAAAACCAGCTTCATGCGGCTGTGGTTGAGTTGATTGCAATGGATAATGCTGAAATTAAATATTCAACGGTACAAAACTGGTATCCCGGAAATGAAGAAGGAAAAGGCGGAGTTTTCAATTTCGTAACGAAAAGAGGACTTTGCGAAAAGAATGCAAAAATCTCTTGGACACAGGTTGAAACAGGTTCTGCGGTAACCTGGAAATATCCTTCTTGTATTTTGAAAGGAGATAACTCGGTTGGAGAATTTTATTCGATCGCAGTTACGAACAATCATCAGTATGCAGATACAGGAACAAAGATGATCCATATCGGAAAGAATACTAAGTCTACGATTATTTCCAAAGGAATCTCTGCAGGAAAATCGAACAACTCATACAGAGGTTTGGTAAAAGTAATGCCTACCGCAAAAGGAGCGAGAAACTTCTCTCAATGTGACTCTCTGTTGATGGGTAACGAATGTGGTGCCCATACTTTCCCTTATATCGAAATTAAAGATCCTACCGCACAATTGGAGCACGAGGCAACGACTTCAAAAATCGGTGAAGATCAGATTTTTTACTGTAACCAGAGAGGAATCGACACGGAAAGAGCAATTGCTTTGATCGTAAACGGTTTCAGTAAAGAGGTTTTAAATAAATTACCAATGGAATTTGCTATTGAAGCTCAAAAATTGTTGGAGATATCTTTAGAAGGTTCTGTAGGATAA
- a CDS encoding GLPGLI family protein translates to MKKTGIIALVLFIQNIFAQTNRFVYQVTMKPDASNKADIKTENAYLDISAEKSLFYSENRVKRDSIMQKAFQGGGGRGSFNRDQMESLRSNINYSIEKDKENQKTIYKDRLGRDIYVYEEDRPLNWKISSETTKIGEYKVQKAETDFGGRKWTAWFTTDLPYQDGPYKFSGLPGLIVKAEDDKGEYSFDLMKNYKISEIPALNQFGNVIKVKRTDFVKQQQKFKTDPMSFMNQGGGGGISAPMRIGGGGGNQNPADMRKRMEERIKEEAKRNSNPIELP, encoded by the coding sequence ATGAAAAAAACAGGCATCATTGCTTTAGTGCTATTCATACAGAATATTTTTGCACAAACCAACAGATTTGTTTATCAGGTTACTATGAAACCTGATGCTTCTAACAAAGCTGACATCAAGACCGAAAATGCATATTTAGACATATCGGCGGAAAAATCTCTTTTTTATTCTGAAAACAGGGTTAAAAGAGACTCCATTATGCAAAAGGCCTTTCAAGGCGGAGGTGGAAGAGGCAGCTTTAACAGAGACCAGATGGAAAGCTTAAGATCCAACATCAATTATTCTATTGAAAAGGATAAAGAAAATCAGAAGACCATTTATAAGGACAGATTGGGTAGAGATATTTATGTTTACGAAGAAGACCGTCCTCTGAACTGGAAAATTTCTTCTGAAACTACTAAAATAGGAGAATACAAGGTTCAAAAAGCAGAAACGGATTTCGGAGGCAGAAAATGGACAGCCTGGTTTACTACAGATTTGCCTTACCAAGACGGTCCATATAAATTCAGCGGACTTCCTGGTCTTATTGTAAAGGCTGAAGATGACAAAGGAGAATATTCATTTGATTTAATGAAAAATTACAAAATCTCAGAAATACCGGCATTGAATCAGTTCGGAAATGTGATCAAAGTAAAAAGAACAGATTTTGTAAAACAACAGCAGAAGTTTAAAACAGATCCTATGTCATTCATGAATCAAGGCGGTGGCGGTGGAATTTCTGCACCCATGAGAATTGGCGGCGGAGGTGGAAATCAAAATCCGGCTGATATGAGAAAGAGAATGGAGGAAAGAATAAAAGAAGAAGCCAAAAGAAACAGCAATCCTATCGAATTACCATAA
- a CDS encoding neutral zinc metallopeptidase → MKWTDDRSGNVEDRRGSGSGGAIVGGGLGTLIIAAIVFFLGGDPSSILSSGSMGNEGAQTEQRQLNANELKVREFVQMVTAENEETWTKVFAENGLKYQPARVVLFENTTRSGCGTAQSAMGPFYCPADQTVYMDMSFFKELEQRFGAKVTEFSIAYVMAHEMGHHVQNLLGTLGETDKVRTSGNYSEAQINKVSVATELQADFYAGLWAKQTDSRERILEPGDIQSAIDAAEAVGDDNIQKRSQGYVNQESFTHGSSAQRKDWFMKGYNTGDIRQGNTFNQLLNN, encoded by the coding sequence ATGAAATGGACAGACGATAGAAGCGGTAACGTAGAAGACAGGCGAGGTTCCGGAAGTGGCGGAGCGATTGTAGGAGGAGGTCTTGGGACGCTTATTATTGCAGCAATTGTATTCTTTCTGGGAGGCGATCCTTCTTCTATTCTTTCCTCAGGAAGTATGGGGAATGAAGGAGCACAAACCGAACAAAGACAGCTGAATGCCAACGAACTTAAAGTAAGAGAGTTTGTACAAATGGTAACTGCCGAAAATGAAGAAACCTGGACTAAAGTTTTTGCGGAAAACGGATTAAAATATCAACCCGCAAGAGTCGTATTGTTTGAAAATACAACACGATCTGGATGCGGAACAGCTCAGTCTGCAATGGGACCTTTTTATTGTCCTGCAGATCAAACGGTGTATATGGATATGAGTTTCTTTAAAGAACTGGAACAACGTTTCGGAGCTAAAGTGACAGAGTTTTCTATTGCCTATGTAATGGCTCATGAAATGGGACATCACGTGCAAAATCTTTTAGGAACTTTGGGCGAAACGGATAAAGTAAGAACAAGCGGAAACTATTCTGAAGCGCAGATCAACAAAGTTTCTGTAGCTACAGAGCTTCAGGCAGATTTTTATGCAGGGCTTTGGGCAAAACAGACAGACAGTAGAGAACGTATTTTAGAACCGGGAGATATTCAGTCTGCGATAGATGCTGCAGAAGCAGTGGGAGACGATAATATTCAAAAAAGATCTCAAGGATACGTAAATCAGGAAAGTTTTACTCACGGCTCATCTGCCCAGCGCAAAGATTGGTTTATGAAAGGTTATAATACCGGAGATATCAGGCAGGGGAATACTTTCAACCAGCTTTTAAATAATTAG
- a CDS encoding adenine phosphoribosyltransferase has product MASQDLIKKLETTIENIPDFPIPGIQFKDISPIFLNPKLYEEVIEDLVTFSKGKIDAVCGIESRGYLFGIAIAVALEVPFILIRKAGKLPPPIISEKYDLEYGSAIIETREGQIKPGQRVLIHDDLLATGGTTEAAAKLVEKQGATVSQFSFLIGLKGLNGDEKLKKFNAEIYHILEY; this is encoded by the coding sequence ATGGCTTCACAAGACCTTATTAAAAAACTTGAAACAACGATTGAAAATATCCCTGATTTTCCGATTCCTGGAATTCAGTTTAAAGATATTTCTCCGATATTTCTTAATCCAAAGTTGTATGAGGAAGTAATTGAAGACTTGGTTACTTTCAGTAAAGGAAAAATAGATGCTGTTTGTGGAATTGAAAGCCGAGGATATTTGTTCGGGATTGCCATCGCAGTAGCACTGGAAGTTCCGTTTATCCTGATCAGAAAGGCCGGAAAACTTCCGCCACCCATTATTTCTGAAAAATATGACCTGGAATACGGAAGTGCCATTATCGAAACGCGTGAAGGACAAATAAAGCCAGGACAAAGAGTTCTGATTCATGATGATCTTTTAGCAACTGGAGGAACTACGGAAGCTGCTGCAAAATTGGTGGAAAAACAAGGGGCAACGGTTTCACAATTCAGTTTTCTGATTGGTCTGAAAGGATTGAATGGGGATGAAAAACTAAAAAAGTTCAACGCAGAAATCTATCATATTTTAGAATATTAA
- a CDS encoding tetratricopeptide repeat protein codes for MAKLGNNAQNEQEGKETVEFFKDLDREALNTERFLEKYSKQIGIVFGVLILGVLGFFGYKQFVEAPKNVEAVKSYLSAQKNAVDGKDKEALGGKSAANPGFLGTYEDYSGTKVGKLSAYNAGLLKFKEGKFQEAYDLLDKFSSDNKTLMAMKYGAMADAKSSLNKNDEALTLLDKAASASDDPYTNYYFTRKAGIVALGLKKNAEAKKYFATIDEKYQDYDNGMSDSYIEMTKYY; via the coding sequence ATGGCAAAATTGGGAAACAATGCTCAGAACGAGCAAGAAGGTAAAGAAACAGTAGAGTTTTTTAAAGATCTTGACAGAGAAGCTTTAAACACTGAAAGATTTCTTGAAAAATACTCAAAACAAATCGGTATCGTTTTCGGTGTTTTGATTTTGGGAGTTTTAGGTTTTTTTGGCTATAAGCAATTTGTAGAGGCTCCAAAGAATGTAGAAGCTGTAAAAAGTTACCTTTCTGCACAGAAAAATGCTGTTGATGGAAAAGATAAAGAAGCTCTTGGAGGCAAATCTGCTGCAAATCCTGGATTTTTAGGAACGTACGAAGACTATTCCGGTACTAAAGTAGGAAAGCTTTCTGCATACAATGCAGGTTTATTGAAATTCAAAGAAGGTAAGTTTCAGGAAGCATACGATCTTTTAGATAAGTTCTCTTCAGATAATAAAACTTTGATGGCAATGAAGTACGGTGCAATGGCGGATGCAAAATCAAGTCTTAACAAGAATGACGAAGCTCTTACCCTGTTGGATAAAGCTGCTTCTGCTTCTGATGATCCTTATACTAATTACTATTTCACGAGAAAAGCGGGTATCGTAGCATTAGGTCTTAAGAAAAATGCAGAAGCTAAAAAGTATTTTGCTACAATTGACGAGAAATATCAGGACTACGACAACGGAATGTCTGATTCTTATATTGAAATGACTAAATATTATTAA
- a CDS encoding glutathionylspermidine synthase family protein: MERITSGFRKNWEHKLENLGFGYHSLEGLYWDESHYYQFSSEEIKTIENATAELWQMCLEAVDYIIEKNLWYRFNIPEWFKNYIITSWEEDHPSIYGRFDFGFDGKNLKLLEFNADTPTSLYEASVVQWYWLQEMYPYKDQFNSIHEKLVDYWKYLKNYMNPHYIYFASLTNIEDVTNVEYLRDCATQAGFDTEFMAIQDIGWAEDIEEFIAGDKTIMEYIFKLYPYEWILDDGFGEKLVKNNFRSQWIEPAWKLLLSSKAILPILWEMYPNHPYLLESYFEPKHLKDFVKKPIYSREGANVTLFKNNIPLEQNSGVYGKEGYIYQQLFDLPNFNGNYPIIGSWVIGQESAGIGIRESVNLITNNQSRFIPHLID; this comes from the coding sequence ATGGAAAGAATTACATCCGGTTTCCGGAAAAACTGGGAACACAAACTTGAAAATTTAGGTTTTGGCTATCATTCTTTAGAAGGACTTTACTGGGACGAAAGCCATTATTATCAATTCTCATCAGAAGAAATCAAAACCATCGAAAACGCTACCGCAGAACTTTGGCAAATGTGTCTTGAAGCGGTAGATTATATCATTGAAAAAAATCTTTGGTACCGGTTTAATATTCCCGAATGGTTTAAAAATTACATCATTACGAGCTGGGAAGAAGATCATCCATCCATCTATGGCAGATTTGATTTCGGTTTTGACGGTAAAAACCTGAAGCTTTTAGAATTCAATGCAGATACTCCAACTTCCCTGTATGAAGCTTCTGTGGTACAATGGTATTGGCTTCAGGAAATGTATCCGTATAAAGATCAGTTCAATTCCATCCATGAAAAGCTGGTCGATTACTGGAAATATCTTAAAAATTACATGAATCCTCATTATATCTATTTCGCATCGCTTACGAATATTGAAGATGTAACGAATGTTGAATATTTAAGAGATTGTGCAACCCAAGCTGGTTTTGACACCGAATTTATGGCTATTCAGGATATCGGATGGGCAGAAGATATTGAAGAATTCATTGCGGGAGACAAAACCATTATGGAATATATTTTTAAATTATATCCATACGAATGGATTCTTGATGATGGTTTCGGTGAAAAGCTCGTTAAAAATAACTTCAGGTCTCAATGGATAGAGCCGGCGTGGAAACTCCTGCTTTCATCAAAAGCAATTTTACCTATTCTTTGGGAAATGTATCCGAATCATCCTTATTTACTCGAGTCGTATTTTGAGCCTAAACATTTAAAAGATTTCGTAAAAAAACCAATATATTCCAGGGAAGGAGCCAATGTAACTTTGTTTAAAAACAATATTCCTTTAGAGCAAAATAGTGGAGTATACGGGAAAGAAGGTTATATTTATCAGCAATTGTTTGATCTTCCCAATTTCAACGGGAATTATCCTATTATCGGAAGCTGGGTGATTGGTCAGGAATCCGCAGGAATCGGCATCAGAGAATCCGTTAATTTAATTACCAATAATCAGAGTCGTTTTATCCCTCACCTGATTGATTAA
- the ribH gene encoding 6,7-dimethyl-8-ribityllumazine synthase, translating to MATVNLSDYKPLHITNADEFSIGIVFSEWNDFVTYNLRDAALEILEKEGVKAENITLFSVPGAFELNYASMQLCKERKYDAVIAIGCVIRGETPHFDFVCSAVAQGIKDCNVLTDTPTIFCVLTDDTKEQSIARSGGDLGNKGVEAAVTALRMIDFKKNLSVKKGNIGFGHS from the coding sequence ATGGCAACAGTTAATCTTTCTGATTACAAGCCACTTCATATAACTAATGCCGATGAGTTTTCAATCGGCATTGTTTTTTCTGAGTGGAATGATTTTGTAACGTACAATCTTCGTGATGCAGCCTTGGAAATTCTTGAAAAAGAAGGCGTAAAAGCCGAGAATATTACACTTTTCTCTGTTCCGGGAGCATTTGAGCTGAACTATGCAAGTATGCAGCTTTGCAAAGAGCGAAAATATGATGCCGTGATTGCGATCGGATGTGTTATTCGCGGAGAAACACCTCATTTCGACTTTGTATGCTCTGCCGTAGCGCAAGGAATCAAAGATTGTAATGTTCTTACCGATACCCCTACAATCTTCTGTGTACTAACTGATGATACTAAAGAACAGTCTATTGCAAGAAGTGGAGGAGATCTTGGAAACAAAGGAGTAGAAGCAGCTGTTACAGCGCTGAGAATGATCGATTTTAAGAAGAATCTGTCCGTTAAAAAAGGAAATATCGGATTTGGACATTCTTAA